The DNA window taaacgattaaagtttcgcgggtgtttttttcagtggtgtgtgattaaggagcatttgaaaaagtgttctgaaaatgagaagaaaaataagagtgtttcgaaaagaaaccccaagtgaagaggggtgatattttcgcacaaaataaaaGCTAAAGAtggaattccgtcaaaaactctggttgattgtataggaaaacgTTCTAGCTTcttcaagtagcagtttcgtggtacaccggcaaggttagtgtattgcaaaacgtatttttatatttgctcatgtcagatacaggGTAAGGCAGGGGAGTGGGGTGTGTGCTTAAGAAAGTGAATAGAATCAGTATTCCGGAAGGGCAAAGCAGCAGGAATAGGTGGATAGAAGAAGTCATGAGGAAATAGAGGAATGTGTGAAGAGAGATGAATAAAGGGGTATGATGTTCAAAATGACACGTGTAGCTTTTGGTTTTATGAGCAGTCGACCCAGGTGAGGCAAGTTGTCGCCGAGGCTGGAGAAATATATTACAACTTCTCTGGGctattcctgacgtagaagtcAAAGCATGTGTCTGGCAATTTCAAATAACAACCATTATCTCGGTCTGTGAGCCTAGCTGCGAAACAACTACAAGTACCGTTGATTCCAAAAAGGATTGTTATATCATAGTTTACTCAACCACAAGCAGCGGATAGGTCAGCTTAAGCGCGCCGTTCCATACTCCTTGGTATGTAGGCAAGTCAGTCGTTATTTAACATTCAGATGTGAAGCCAGGTTGCTTGTCTATTGGGTACTGCTTGCGTTGAGCCTGAAGTGATTCCAAAATCACCAACTCGAGACAGCGCCCAGTGAAGTAATCTCACGGTAGTTATTAATGACTCGCTTATTTATGTTGTCATGAAACGAATTTCCAGCAGGATGGAAAAATGGCAAAGGATGTTCGAAATTTAACATCCAAAACATAGAGATGGAAAATTTCAAACAAGGAGCAACAAGGGTGAATGCGAGTCTGCTTGCCGTTGCAGAACTCTGAAAACGACATTTTGACAACTGCCGAAAACTTGACGGATATATGTGGGCTGCCAGATTTTCTTCAAAGCAGAATACAGCTGATTAATGAGTTACAGTAACAATTTAAGATTTATAGCATGCTAGAAGGGCAATTTCCAtgtaagaaataaattgaaaagagaaATAACGAGGCGCTATGGAGAGATAAAAAAGAGACAACAGATGATACAATTGAAGTGGTTTGTACTGTGCTTGATAGCGAGTCTATGTtgcagtcttgtcaatattattCTACTGAACGACAGACAGCCAACCTTCGTTCCGAAGTTTTGGTGGACTGGAGAAATCGAAAAGGCTTGGTAGAACAAACGTGATATCAGAACGCCATTCAATAGAAATGGCGGTAAACGGAACTGATAGTGTTTAAAAGGACAGAAgctgttttcaacaaaaagaaGAACGAGGCATCGAAAGAACGATTCAAGGAATTTGTGGGTAGCTTCGACTTTTGTAtttggtccaactaacgaatttgattcattatgctatatttcaccctaaggaggaaaatttggcaaaaaccaaaatttctcactagggtgaaaatttattggtaaaaaccagtctttgtacaggagggcacaaatccttatttcatactatgttgcgtttcggcttcgcctcatcagaaaccgacactaacttattgtcggaatagattagcgccggcttgacgcgactgatgaggcgaagccgaaacgcaacatagtatgaaataaggatgtACATCTGCTAATATCTTTAATTATTGTCAATTTGATTGTCAAACTggatttgacattcagatgctttttagttggatggTAACTCAAGAAAGGAATGCGTGGAAGTGATATATCTGAAGAACTGGATACATTGGAACATGGCTTTTTTGGTACATCAAATACGCGCGCATAAAAGAACATTGATTGATATACCAGAGCCTCCCAGACTCtagaaaaattagaaaaataataaaaatcatgaagtttgaaaaGATGGCTTGGTTGAAACCGTAAACAAGCTGCGTCAAAAATTACCAGAGGGCAACAACATGCATGGAGCCATCACAGTACCTCGAGCCTAACACGTCATCGCGtagaaacaacaacaaacatTTAAATAATCATACAATAAGGTAAATAAAGTAGAATTTGCGGACCTTGTTGTGGTCCATTGTGCGATAGAAAATACTGTAAACCCCGATTTAAAAAATTAGTGATACAGAATTATTATGGAAGAGTCCCTGCAGATTAAGCTAGAAGCAAAAGATTTCGATGTAACAGAAGATGAGTACCTCAATGATGCCGATCAAATATTCGATAACCTACAGCAAGACGATGTCGACACAAGTGAAACAATCGATATCAAATATAATACTTTAGATTGCATAAATAAGGATTCTGGTACAGAGGAAAGGAGTACTAAATTATTGGAAGGTTCAGACACCGAGCAATATCCACTCGATTTCAAAAGCTACGATGCACCTGATCATAAGTGAGttcgttttttgttttagtggcTGGCCTAACGTTATGTTGCTACATCGGTGTAGTTtaactgcaaaaaaaaattagtttgctaACGGTTCTTAAATTTTCAGCGAAGAAAATCCCAAAGCTAAAAAAATAGCACCTGACGACATTTCTACCGGCGATTCTAGGCGGTCCCACGAATGCGATCTGTGTGGCAAACGATTCGTCCGAAAGGCGAACCTGGTCTTACACGTCCGGAAGCATCGAGGTGAAAAGCCTTTCCGTTGCAATATCTGCGGTAAGGCATTCTTTAGGAGAGACGATATGGTGAATCATCGGTACGACCACACCGGTAAGGGACCGTACAAGTGCACCGAGTGTGGCAAAACTTTTGCCTATCAAAACAGGTTGACCCGGCACATGGAGACTCATATGAGTGAGCGACCGTACAAGTGTAACATGTGTGACAGAGAGTTTCTTCTCGAAACTAGCCTGAACAAACACAAGCTGGTCCATGCGGCTGAGCGGCCGTGTAAGTGCACTGTGTGTGGCAAAGGTTTTACACAAAAAAAGAACCTGAACGTACACATGCTCACCCATACGAGTGAGCGGCCTCACAAGTGCGCTGTGTGTGACAAAGATTTCGTCTTAAAAAACAGGTTAACCAAACATATGTTTAAACATACCAGGCCGTTCAAGTGTGACGTGTGTGGCAAAGATTTTACCCGCCAAATAAGTGTGACCACACACATGTACCAGCATACGGGTGAACGGCCGTACGAATGCAAGGTGTGTGGTAAAGATTTTGCCCAGAAATCTAGCGTGAACTTGCACATGATTTTGAAGCACAAAGAAATTCATGATGCTCTGCGGCGTCACATGTGTAATATTTGCGGGAAGGAATCTGCTACAGAGCAGGAAGCAGCGGAACACAGACTTAGTCACACGAGCTCACTATAATATCGGTTATCTGCGGGATATTTTTGGACGAAACGTTGTCCAGAAATGTTGCCGATTCGACACTTGGAAGTGTCAACATCCACGATGaatcaactgaaaaaaatgtatcaaatagGTGAAATGGTTGCGGAATGGAAAGGACTTCTCGACTCCATGTAACATGCGTCATCGTTAACCGAGTTTTTACTGGCTTAGAATATATCTAGCAATAAAGCAAGTTTTGCTTAAATTGCGGTAGTGATGCATACTCCTATCGACACTTCAAGTGGAATATCATGAGCAACACCGTGCTCGAATTTATTTTGTTCTGTTCATATCTTTCTATTCGATAATAAAcggttttgctgatacacttaTGCAATTCAAACGATCTTTCTTTTATTTCTTTCACATTGCGCGAACTCAGAGTTCGTCGTTTGTTGTAGACTCGAGTTGTTCTGCAACATAACCTACTTAAAGGCTACTGTACACTTCGGGAATTTAATCAAATTCCCGAAGTGTACAGTAGCGGGATTTTGTTCCCCAGCCATTTGAAATGGGAGATGGATTTTTGATTTTCCGTGACGGAACAAAAGTCTGCACGGAAAAATCAACATTCCTGGAGTGTAAACCCGATTCTGGAAAATGTCACGAGTTTTTAAAATTCTCCGCACCAACAATCCGGGCGGAAATAATTCAACATGAATTGTTTCTGTcaggaaaaattatgtttttattGCATTTAAAAATCTGTGCTGTTCTGAAACaactgatatttttttataaacagtagaagttttattttgacagtttggagagataaCGGCGGAAAATTTTCCGTGATGAAAATCCGACGCAAAATCGCGGCCCAAATGCCGCGGTAAAATTCCCGAGGTGTACAGTAGCTaccccaataaaaaaaattatacacgaactttaacccatatagtccaacgattccacttATACTTTGGATGATTctctgaacaggtcgttaggctcttggatcataagatATTTATTAGGGTAGTTCAGTGTTACgcaatttcaaaatcagttacttatttctgcttgcatttaccgaaaccgacattcagattcaacacctctcattcattcactttccaactgactgaaatttcatgcagaatcgaatgcttgagtgcagaggaaatataa is part of the Topomyia yanbarensis strain Yona2022 chromosome 1, ASM3024719v1, whole genome shotgun sequence genome and encodes:
- the LOC131691443 gene encoding zinc finger protein 239-like — its product is MEESLQIKLEAKDFDVTEDEYLNDADQIFDNLQQDDVDTSETIDIKYNTLDCINKDSGTEERSTKLLEGSDTEQYPLDFKSYDAPDHNEENPKAKKIAPDDISTGDSRRSHECDLCGKRFVRKANLVLHVRKHRGEKPFRCNICGKAFFRRDDMVNHRYDHTGKGPYKCTECGKTFAYQNRLTRHMETHMSERPYKCNMCDREFLLETSLNKHKLVHAAERPCKCTVCGKGFTQKKNLNVHMLTHTSERPHKCAVCDKDFVLKNRLTKHMFKHTRPFKCDVCGKDFTRQISVTTHMYQHTGERPYECKVCGKDFAQKSSVNLHMILKHKEIHDALRRHMCNICGKESATEQEAAEHRLSHTSSL